Proteins from a single region of Argiope bruennichi chromosome 6, qqArgBrue1.1, whole genome shotgun sequence:
- the LOC129972080 gene encoding dynein axonemal intermediate chain 1-like, with protein MLSAEWFFDVFSFYQRFSGSSRSPSTGRSGPTIGYGVFYQEVPANGDEKMKNKFNFRSVASQTTAIDPKDQNEHIDPNLYPVLKFQGAVTKKTILEAYEENERKKRQLGMKEEKTDNWIQTDLQDLVKKIGRRELAFQDNCRKYLRLCERMLDQNASEANLDFSYYDNPNDEFTPSVGSLLPLWKLSFKDVHRMPVTSLSWNALYRDLFVVGFRKIRDDDADEQEEDDLGLMREGGCMCVLSLKGPSHPEKIFPCLWGVSSVAFHPSQPHLVAVGFVGGSLAIFDLKREANSPRSHDSKFNKCFHMDLVGEVKWQQEKIPDKFCSVSLDGQIINWLFLLNDLFPADVVTSLRLREWPIEPPPKGLEMNLEPSQKVGENLGLNTCTTTLSVHPCDKELFLIGTETGFIHRGSFDDKICNATYREHKDAISSVHWNPLHPRVFLSCSKDYTLQVWDHNEKNSIFDFFFENEVRDVAWAPFSSTLFAAISRTAIGFCDCFQTFPKFEIVIKSSGDIRKVKVCCW; from the exons ATGTTGAGTGCTGAAT GGTTCTTTGATGTCTTTTCATTTTACCAACGATTTTCGGGAAGTTCCCGATCGCCCTCCACAGGCAGGAGTGGTCCAACAATAG GATACGGTGTTTTCTATCAAGAGGTTCCTGCTAACGGAGacgaaaagatgaaaaataagtttaattttcgcAGCGTGGCTTCGCAGACAACAGCTATCGATCCAAAG GATCAGAATGAGCATATTGATCCCAATTTGTATCCTGTCTTGAAATTCCAAGGCGCAGTTACAAAAAAAACCATTCTGGAAGCTTATGaggaaaatgaa AGAAAAAAAAGGCAACTCGGAATGAAAGAGGAGAAGACTGACAATTGGATTCAAACTGACTTACAAGACTTGGTCAAGAAAATTGGACGGAGGGAACTCGCG TTCCAGGATAACTGTCGCAAGTACTTAAGATTGTGCGAAAGAATGCTAGATCAAAATGCGTCAGAAGCCAATTTAG ATTTCAGCTACTACGACAACCCGAACGACGAGTTCACTCCGAGCGTGGGATCGCTGCTGCCCCTCTGGAAACTCTCCTTCAAGGACGTCCACCGGATGCCCGTCACCAGCCTCAGCTGGAACGCCCTCTACCGGGACCTTTTCGTGGTCGGATTCCGGAAGATACGAGATGATGATGCCGACGAACAAGAAGAAG ACGATTTGGGCCTAATGCGAGAGGGCGGCTGCATGTGTGTGTTGAGCTTGAAGGGCCCCTCGCACCCTGAGAAGATCTTCCCTTGTCTTTGGGGGGTTAGCAGCGTCGCTTTCCACCCCAGTCAGCCGCATTTGGTGGCTGTGGGATTCGTGGGAGGTTCACTGGCCATCTTCGACCTAAAAAGGGAAGCCAACTCGCCCAGAAGTCATGACTCCAAATTCAACAAATGCTTTCACATGGACTTGGTAGGAGAG GTGAAATGGCAACAGGAAAAGATTCCCGACAAATTTTGTTCCGTTTCATTGGATGGACAAATTATTAACTGGCTTTTCTTGTTg AATGACCTGTTTCCTGCGGACGTGGTCACTTCCCTTCGACTGAGGGAGTGGCCAATAGAGCCGCCTCCGAAAGGGTTGGAAATGAACCTCGAACCCTCGCAAAAAGTCGGGGAGAACCTAGGATTGAACA ctTGTACTACAACACTTTCGGTTCACCCCTGCGACAAGGAGTTGTTCCTGATTGGCACAGAAACAGGCTTCATCCATCGCGGGTCTTTCGACGACAAAATCTGCAACGCCACCTACCGAGAGCACAAAGACGCTATCAGTAGTGTCCACTGGAACCCCCTGCATCCACGGGTCTTCCTTTCTTGCAGCAAGGACTACACCCTCCAAGTGTGGGACCATAACGAGAA gaattcgattttcgatttcttttttgaaaacgaAGTGAGAGATGTCGCTTGGGCTCCTTTTTCTTCGACTTTGTTTGCTGCCATCTCTAGAACCGCAata